Proteins from a genomic interval of Euleptes europaea isolate rEulEur1 chromosome 18, rEulEur1.hap1, whole genome shotgun sequence:
- the NT5C3B gene encoding 7-methylguanosine phosphate-specific 5'-nucleotidase codes for MLVLDRIQLSSYFGPSEGILLVLRRGSFWSASQSGLASTPRNNWVGGSCAQSVAQSQRLSPEERSAPPRPAAGTGGRTGQLIGRQQATGSTPESRGGGRGGGTLRKASARQGPASSSSCSRRPAARNGAARPARRALRSPALPQHRRVFRLPPRPEHGELHKGGGMSGGQPPGTAEKTKPAHRFKAMLLYKEMQDARRIVAFLMFSYLMSFSHKVPELEKATVRMKDAEQVKKIVSRLKKGGADHLQVISDFDMTLTRFGFNGRRCPTSHNIIDNSQVISEEGKKKLADLLLYYYPIEIDPYRTVEDKLPLMVEWWTKAHSLLSQQKILKSDIAQMVKESDVMLRDGIKVFFDQLYQSRVPLFIFSAGVGDILEEIIRQAGVFHPNVNVVSNYMDFDDHGVLRGFKKPLIHIYNKNNTVLENTEYFQQLCTRTNILLLGDSMGDLSMADGVANVENILRVGFLNDKVEERREKYIEAYDVVLEKDETMDVANGILQFILAKT; via the exons atgctggtcttggaccgcaTTCAACTCTCTTCGTACTTTGGTCCTTCGGAGGGGATCCTTTTGGTCCTTCGGAGGGGATCCTTTTGGAGCGCTTCACAGTCCGGTTTGGCCTCGACCCCCCGAAATAATTGGGTGGGCGGCTCCTGCGCGCAAAGCGTAGCACAAAGCCAGCGGCTCTCCCCCGAGGAGCGCAGCGCaccgccccgccccgccgccggCACGGGAGGGCGCACAGGGCAGCTTATCGGCCGCCAGCAGGCCACCGGCTCCACCCCGGAAAGCAGGGGCGGGGGGCGCGGTGGAGGGACGCTACGCAAGGCCTCCGCTCGCCAAGGGCCGGCCTCGTCCAGCAGCTGCAGCCGCCGCCCCGCCGCGCGCAACGGAGCCGCTCGCCCAGCCCGGCGCGCGCTCCGCTCCCCGGCGCTCCCGCAGCACAGGAGGGTCTTCCGCCTCCCTCCCAGGCCAGAGCATGGTGAGCTGCACAAGGGAGGGGGGATGtcgggtggccaacctccaggtactgctgagaaAACGAAACCAGCGCACCGTTTCAAGGCAATGCTGCTATATAAGGAAATGCAAGATGCCCGGCGAAT cgtggcttttcttatgttctcatatcTGATGTCTTTCTCCCACAAGGTGCCTGAGCTGGAGAAAGCTACTGTCCGGATGAAAGATGCTGAACAAGTAAAAAAGATTGTTTCAAGGCTCAAAAAAGGGGGAGCGGACCACCTTCAG GTAATTTCTGATTTTGACATGACTCTAACTCGGTTTGGGTTCAATGGACGACGCTGCCCCACCTCTCACA ATATAATAGATAACAGCCAGGTCATCAGCGAAGAAGGCAAGAAAAAG CTAGCAGATCTGCTCCTCTATTACTATCCTATTGAAATTGACCCCTACCGGACTGTGGAGGATAAACTGCCCCTCATGGTCGAATG GTGGACAAAGGCCCACAGTCTCCTGTCCCAGCAGAAGATTCTGAAAAGTGACATTGCCCAGATGGTGAAAGAATCGGACGTCATGCTCAG AGATGGCATCAAAGTTTTCTTCGACCAGCTGTACCAGAGCCGGGTTCCCCTGTTCATCTTCTCTGCCGGTGTGGGTGATATTCTGGAGGAGATCATACGTCAGGCTGGCGTGTTCCACCCCAATGTCAATGTGGTCTCCAACTATATGGACTTTGATGACCAT GGAGTCCTGAGAGGGTTCAAAAAGCCCTTGATCCACATCTATAACAAGAATAACACTGTGCTGGAGAACACGGAGTATTTCCAGCAGCTGTGCACTAGGACCAACATCTTACTTCTCGGGGACTCCATGGGTGACCTCAGTATGGCCGATGGGGTTGCCAATGTGGAGAATATTCTCCGAGTTGGCTTCCTGAATGACAAG GTGGAGGAACGGCGAGAAAAGTACATCGAGGCTTATGATGTTGTGTTGGAGAAGGATGAGACGATGGACGTGGCTAATGGCATCCTCCAGTTCATCCTGGCCAAAACCTGA